In Flammeovirgaceae bacterium, the sequence GGAACTTTGTGGAGCAATAAAATACTGTTGACGTGACCAAAAGGTACTTTTACCTGTTTCTTTTAACGATCGTTTGCGGAACCGCCTGCTTTCAGGCGCAGGCCCAAAATCAGCGCAGAATCATTCAACTCTCGGGCGTTGTACTGGGTGAAGACGATAACGACAATGTGTACCAACTGCCGGGTGTGCATGTGTATGTGCCAAAAGCCGGCCGCGGAACCACCACCAATGCCTTTGGTTTTTTTTCAATGCCGGTATTGGTTGGCGACAGTATCGTTATCAGTATGGTCGGTTATGAACGCCAGCATTACATTGTACCTAACCACCCAAGCGAATACCTTACCATTATTATTGAGATGGTACAGGACGTTACCTACCTAAAAGAAATTG encodes:
- a CDS encoding carboxypeptidase-like regulatory domain-containing protein yields the protein MTKRYFYLFLLTIVCGTACFQAQAQNQRRIIQLSGVVLGEDDNDNVYQLPGVHVYVPKAGRGTTTNAFGFFSMPVLVGDSIVISMVGYERQHYIVPNHPSEYLTIIIEMVQDVTYLKEIEIMPFPTEEVFKEAILALNIPTDNGKIDKKNLNQELLALMVKTTPMDGPMNQRYYLDQWAIAQGQQYAPITNPYLNVFNWAKFFKSLKQDKKKK